One region of Halohasta litchfieldiae genomic DNA includes:
- a CDS encoding VOC family protein, with protein sequence MPELQSHHVGLTVSDLDRAVDFYRDILDCSVIAEFEVSGEAFATGVDIEEASARFAHLDGGSVRIELVEYEPPAEGRSVPQLNDTGATHLGLEVENLDVFYEQLPSTVKTLSSPQTTETGTRILFLRDPEDNLIEILELDA encoded by the coding sequence ATGCCCGAACTACAGAGCCACCACGTTGGACTCACCGTCAGCGATCTCGACCGCGCAGTCGACTTCTACCGTGACATCCTCGACTGCTCCGTTATCGCCGAATTCGAGGTCTCGGGCGAGGCGTTCGCAACCGGCGTCGACATCGAAGAGGCAAGCGCGCGGTTCGCCCATCTCGACGGCGGCTCGGTTCGAATCGAGTTGGTCGAATACGAGCCACCTGCCGAAGGGAGATCAGTTCCGCAACTCAACGACACCGGGGCGACACATCTCGGTCTCGAAGTCGAGAATCTGGATGTCTTTTATGAGCAGCTCCCGTCGACCGTCAAGACGCTGAGTTCGCCACAGACAACCGAGACCGGGACGCGAATCCTGTTTCTTCGAGACCCGGAGGACAACCTGATCGAGATTCTCGAACTCGACGCCTGA